atttttttttcttgttaataAACAAATAAGAGGTACTTTATTCTAAGTTCCATTTTTGCAATAAGTAGGCCGGGCTACTAAACGGATTGAAAGGGTTAGAGTCAATAATGGGTACCCCTCAACAACTAAGATTAACAGTGGCTATTTCGTATTTCGCCGAGTATGCCGATTTGCAGAAAATAACGTAGTAACGGCTGAATCTCAACTACCTTTTTCAGAATTCTCCGAATCCCAATCTGTTCTGCAAATTCCCCGCTTTGGAGGAGGATTGAGCTTGAGATAAGCTTCTCAAGTGGTTCAATTTCAAAGGATTTTGAGAAATGTGAGTATTTCTCGATTTTAATGGAGTACTTCATTTGTGAttcttaatttttgatttgtttcgcaTCGATTTTCATGTTATGGAGCCTGGATCTTTCTTTAATCTTCCATACTTTGATCGTTGGTTTTTATCGGTTTTTAGAGCCAATAATCCGCCATTAGTTGCGTGATTCCTTCActttcttcttgtttttgagATATTttctgttaaagcaagtgccaataattttaatgatgacgttaactttaaacatacaatcgaacatgctttgtcttgtactttggagAGCTTAGATAAAGATGTAtcgaatatgggtggtttaaaGTTTGGAACGGTCGATGAAAattgcttgatcaaagcaaaAAGGAAAGAAGCAAGACTGTGAGTGGCTTGATCAGGCGCTCGATGGAGCAGTGCCTAGCTCGACCAGTTGAGCGGTGTTGGCTCGATCGAGCAGAATGTCCAGAACAAGTCAGTTGCTTgactggaagctcgctcgaccgagtgaGGTAGTGGCCCGGTCAAGTGACAGTCGAGCAGACTACATTGAATTctgtttttggtcagaatttgtagtgactatgACGGGTGCAGGACCCCACACATCGGAATGAATCAGCATAAAAGGTAAATCAGCTCTATTCAAACTAGTAGAGTATGAGTGTTTATGACTCTTTGCACGAATACAAGTTTCACACTTGAAATCAGTTTTTAGTCCTATAAATTGTggaaaaagtttttctaaataCCCTATTGATGGATGCCCCAAACGTCGATGCCATGTCCACAGTTGTCTTTCCTCTGACCCGCGAGCAAGAACAGCTTTGCCTTTTTGAGTCTCCCCTTCCAAGTAGTATAATCCTCCTTTTtcaataccacgcccaatgaCTTTCCCTGTCCGAACATCCTGCACAGTACAACATCCGGGCTCAATGAGAACAGAACAACCAAGATCTCTAGTAAGTTGGCTTACtgataataatttatgagacaagtcggggacaaataaacaattttttaaagtaaGATTTTCTGTAAGAGAAATTGTTCCAGCGCCGCTCACTTTAATCCCTTCCCCATTGGCTGTTTTAATAATGGTTTTTATAGGGGTGTCACGAGTCAAAAAATCGTTCGGGTCATACGACATTGTATCGGTGGCACCACAATCAATTATCCAACCCTTATCAAAATAAGACAAGTATTAAATGAGGacgaaaaaacagaaaaaatatgGGATGAGGAAGATGATGAGCCACGTGACTCTTGGGCTTGAAAGAACGAGCCACGTGACCCCCCCTCCTTTAGGGTTTCACTTCCTTTAAAAGGAGATGGGGGGTCTTCCCTTCCTTCActcctttctcttcttctcACTGTTAGGGCGCCTCCTCTAGGGTTTCTGGTACCTTCTTCCTTGCCTGTAACATTCATGGCTTCACATGGTTTCTCACCTTCTTCCATGGTTGTGGATCTCTCTTGGCGCCACCCCACTGCTGCCTTTCCCATACGAGTTTGATCTGAAAAACGCGCCGCCGGTTTTCTTTCTCCCCTCTTCTTAGAATCCGGCCACCATTCTGGGTACCCCACGAGTTTGAAACATTCGTTCCTTGTATGCCTAGTACCACCACAATAGGTACACTTCAGGTGAGATCTTTCATCCTCCCTCCGGTAAGATTTCCCTTTGACTGAAAAAATCCCTCCGGTGTCTGGTGACTCAAAATCCGACGAGGGGTTTGTCTTCATGATTCCTCGTCTCAGAATCTCCCTTCTGATGCTTGCATAGGCCTCCTCCACTGTGGGAAGAGGATCTAAGAGGAGGAGATCTCTTTTATCCTTGTCGTATGTTTCATTGATGCCTCCTAAAAACTGGTataatctgttttgttgagttatttgattataaatgatgatgTCGCATGGATCCTTCATCGGATTTGGTTGTCTTCTGTCGATTTCTTTCCATAACACAATCAATTTGCTGTAGTATGTTTCAATGGTGTCTGGCCCTTGTTGGATCTTGTTGGTTTTGACTGTTAAGTCGAAAATTTGCAGGCCATCCCTCCCACTGCTATACAGTGTTTCAATCCCTTGCCACAATGTTTTGGCTGTCGGGAAATCGAGATATTGATTGACTAGATCAGACTCTATATTCTCCAGAATCCATGAGATAACTATTGAATCACTTCTGATCCATTGGTTGTACGCTGGGTCATTTGTGGGTGGAGGATCGTCGATGATGTGATTGAGACGATCCCGTCCACTAATGGCTAAGTGCATCAGCCTggaccattttgtgtaattttgattaGTTAATTTCTCTGAGATTAGGAGGGTATGTGTGCTGGTTTCAGTGGATGGTTTGTTGGGGTTTAACTGTTTAAAGAGTTGCAACAACTGCCCCATTGTGACCGGTTGGTCTGGTGCTATGACAGTTCTTGATTCATCTTCCATTGTTGGATTTTAAGGTAGGTTAATTGGTATGTGATGAAGCTGCGAAGAACGATTCAGAATCGTTCtggctttgataccatgttTTTTGTTTAATCAGCaaggttttttttgtgtttttgtattttattgctTGTATATCATCCTATCAACTGATGATGGTTATTTATACAGAAGTTAAAATAACTGCTCCTAAGAAGATCTAGTAACTGCAACATTGCTTGTTTAATCAGCaaggttttttttgtgttttttttgtgttttttttttttttgtgtaagtTTACTCTTTGATGCCTTTATGCTATTTAATTGCGGGTATGATTCTTAGAACTATTTTGCTTTTTTTGTATTAACAGATAAATTTGATGGAAACCTTGATGAGTGCACATATTGTGAAAGTTCCTGCTTGTCATGTAAAGCAATataatttatctatttttagTGCCTCTAGTCCAAGGTTGAGTGGAAAGGTACATCAAAGTGCATTTGGGATGATTAAGTGCTCTAAAATGGCAAATTCAGTTGCTTCTTCCATTCAGCCACTTGATACTTCAACTACTGAACGCTTCGATAACACACTACCTTCAAAAGGTTGGTAATGTACTTCAATTTTACTGTTGTAATTTATTTCTATTGCTGCTGGTAGTAGAGTAGAGATTTTAACCATTTCTAATGGAGCCACATAATCTTTTGTTTGTCCATAAAAGTTCACGAATAACTAAATACATAATAAGGTGattaaaagattaattattCATGCCAAAACTAAATTTACCAGACAAACAACTCTTTAATCTGCTTTAGTTTTATGACCAAGTAAATTCTGTACATCCTGGATTGGGTATTTTTCATGTCACATTTGCCTGATGCTTTTTTGAATCATCTCAAGCAAAGGAAAAACTGGTCTGTATTCTGTACAACTATCAATCTACTGAAGTAGACCACACTGACTGTATTGACAGTGAGAATATAGGTGTTTAATACTCCCATTGACTTGTGATATAAGCAGCGAACTGGTTCAAAAATCTTCCACCTCAAAAATTTTTCAGTCGTCTACAACTGATTTTACATCATAAGCCAACTGATAAATAGGCTTTTAGGAGATGCTAAGCTGTTGCACATAATTTTTCCTCAGGTAAGCCTAGGATAATGTCCATCTACTTGTAAACTTCTGTAGCAAAAACTATCATTTTTCACTGAAGAATTCAGCCTCGAAAGGAGAATAACTTCCATCAGCTGCATAAGGCACCCTATTTCCTATCCGTGATTCGGCTCTTGCAAGTATTTTATTGACAAGACATTTACAGTCTCTATTCTTGAGTTTCTTAGGTGACAATGGCACTGCCAGGTATCATAATGGAAAAGATACTGGTGTTATATGAATATACGATATATGTAGTGTCAAACTTTAGACTGTTTTTCTGTGCCCGTATATGCCTGTAAAGCATGCACTGCTTTTACTAAGTTTGCTACTACTGTGGAGAAAGGAGAGAAATGATAACTCTTTATGAGCTTTATGACATATATTATCTGCTCTTGCAAACAACACTATACCAGCAAATGTTGGATGTGGAATATTGAAATTATTACACCTTAGATGGGTATCAAAACCTGGCTGAGATGAGCGCAGTTTCGTGCTTCTAGTGATACTCTCATTCTTGTGGCAAAAAGTTTATAGTCGTCGGTCTCATGCCCTTTCAAAATTTTCCACATTCACAATATTTGGATTCCATTCTATCCAAATTCTTCTTTTTGGTAATGTTGGTCATTGTTGCTCCATCCTAATGTATAAACTATCTCATATAGATCTCTTTACTTCtctaattttatgaattttggtATCATACATCAGTCACTGCACACACAATTAGGGAATTTCTCAATTTTTGTGCCTGAACTTCAAATTCTTCAGTTGCATCTTAACACTCACATGACACAACCCCATCTTctacaacaaaagaacaatAACAGGAGCCTTACTTTTTTCTGTGTGGACCAAGCATTGTTTTTCCATTCTCATCTGGTAACTGTTGTATTTGTGATGTTTTGAGGGTCATGCTTATGCTGTTATATTTTCAGTTATTGAACCAATTGCTAATATATAGTCTATAGCAGTCAGCTTTTGTTCCTAAGGACTTGCATTCACATCAATTTCATTCACCAATTCATCCACATCAAAAATCCCAAAATTTCTATTAGCAAAAACCCCGTTTCTGCTCTCCAAGTTCCCCCAAACTATTTTGAACTCAAATCTGATGATGTAATGTGCTACAGTATGTGTTTCCATTTCAATATTATCCCTCTGGATAACTCTTCGAGTGGTACTAGTGTTTACTATCAACTTGAGTTTTGTTATGCGTCTGCATTGGGATTCTTTGTTGCTGCTTGTTCTtattaaatttctaattttttcctttGCCATGAGATAGAAGCACATGGTAGCTTTGTtagtttcttttcttttttaatggAGCCAAAGTTTGTAGCTTTAAAGTATTTGTACTTCCAAGTTGGTGAAGTTGCATATGGTGTTTGCAATTAAGTGTACATTAGAAAcaacttccttttttttttacaagGGTGAGGTTTTGTATGTCCAACCCCCTCTTACCCCCACTAGTGGGAGCCACTTTAGCATATTTGGGACAATGTAATGTTATAGACTTATAGTAGTAGAGTGGCGTTTGTATTTTTCTCATTCTCTGTTTGTTTTGAGTTTTAACCATTTAAATGAACTTCACTTTTGTGTAACTTTGACAATTGTTTGGAGTTTTGTTTTCTTAATGATGACTTTTTCTTTATGAAAGAGTTCGTGAAGTCTTTAGTCATTTGATTGGTAAATTATTGCACTCGCATTCGAGATTAAGgtctattttctatttttatccaATTTATtatacctttttttttcaataagtTAAGTTTAACAGTTATGAGTCCTTATTCTTAGTTCTTACTCTTTTTTAGTACCTATAAGTTCACATTAATTTTAGTTAAACACTAATACAGATAATCGCATGAGTTCAGCTTTGATATGTTCACAATATAAGCATAAGTGGTCGGACTCTAGTAAAGATATGCTGTCAGTCTATCAGCTACACCCCTGTATTTAGATAGAATGATATTCTCTGTGTGCAAGAAGAAAAAAGGCGGGTGATTTTCTGATGAATCTTCGTTTACTTTTTTTGGATGTATATCTTCTTTTTCTATCTGTTATATCTGCCTATGAATT
This Amaranthus tricolor cultivar Red isolate AtriRed21 chromosome 13, ASM2621246v1, whole genome shotgun sequence DNA region includes the following protein-coding sequences:
- the LOC130798746 gene encoding uncharacterized mitochondrial protein AtMg00300-like; protein product: MSYDPNDFLTRDTPIKTIIKTANGEGIKDVRTGKVIGRGIEKGGLYYLEGETQKGKAVLARGSEERQLWTWHRRLGHPSIGYLEKLFPQFIGLKTDFKCETCIRAKSHKHSYSTSLNRADLPFMLIHSDVWGPAPVIVTTNSDQKQNSM